The window TCCGCGCGCACGCGCATCGCGCCGATGGAAGACGTTATCGCATGGATTGGCGGGCACGCGCCCCAAGGCGAGGCGGGCGTCCTCATCCACGGCGACTTCCGGCTCGACAATCTGATCTTCGATGCGCGCGAGCCGCGCATCGCGGCGATCCTCGACTGGGAAATCTCGACGCTTGGCGATCCACTCGCTGACCTTGCCTTCCAGCTCTTCGCCTATTGGCTACCGCCAGAGATACTCAACGGAATTTCAGGAATTGAGGGCGAACTCGGACTGCCGTCGGAGGCTGACCAGCTCGCCTGTTACGAGGCCGCGTCGGGCCGGGCCATCGGTCCCGACTGGCCGCTCTACCGCATCTATATCCTGTTTCGCCTCGCGGCGATCTTCCAGGGGATCGAAGGCCGGGTCCGCGACGGGACAAATTCGAACCCGCGCGCCGAAAAGCTCGTCGGAATGACCGAACCGCTCGCGCGGCTCGCCCTAGCGCGGATCGAGGCCTGGGAGCGCGGGATGCGCGACTAGACGGGCGCGTCGTCCGAAAGGCGGCGGATGCGCAGCCGCAGCATCTCGATGAGCGGTTTGGCGGCGGTGGTTTCGTTCCAACCCACGCGCGTCGCGACGTGGAAGAGCATCGGTGGCACCGGCGACCAGTCGTGCCACACGCGAAAGGTCTCATCGAATTCGGGCGCCGCGGCATAGCGCGAGAAGGCGAAGGAGAAGCTGTCGGTGCGCTCGACGATGCGCAGCGACAGCGCGAAACTGTCGACGGTGAGATGCGGTATCCGGTAGGGCGAATTGCTCGCGCTCGCGATGTTGTTGATGAACGTCGTGTGCGGATCGGCGTGCGACGGCCCGACCATTGGATAAGCCAGGAGCTCCTCGAAGCTCGGTGGCTCGGGCCGATCGAGCGGGTGCCCGCGCCGCACAAACGGGGACACCGCGAGGCTCGCGATATCCTCGATTTGCAGCGAGCCATTGCCGCGCAGCGCCTCGAGCGATCCGATCGCGAAATCGAGATCGCCCGACTGGAGCAGCGACGATATCTCTTCGACCGATTCGGCCGACGTCGCGACCTCGATCCCGGGGTAGCGCGCGGCGAAGATCGGCAGCACTTCGAACCAGAACAGACGGAACGAGGCGGGGGCGGCGCCCATCCGCACGCGGCCGCGGTCGGTGGTCCGTGCGCTGCGCGCGAACCGTTCGAGTGTCGCCGCCTCTTCGAGCAGTTTTGTGCCGCCTTCGATGAACTGCTCCCCTTCGCGGGTCAGGCGAATGCCGCGCGGTCCGCGCTCGAAAACCTGGATGCCGAGATTGTCTTCGAGAATCTGGACGCTGCGCGTCAGCGCCGACTGGGTGATGTTGAGCGTCGCCGCAGCCTTGGCGAATCCGCCCTGTCTCGCGATCTCAATGACATGGTTCACCTTGCGCAAATCCAGCATTTCGCTCTCCGCCTATCTCGGCCACGCACAAGCCCATCGATAAAAGACATTGGACAGGTGGACCCAAAATGGGCTGGCTCTACGCGCGCATTAGCACGGCGAACGCGGCGCAATACAAGAAGACAAATGGGACAGGGGATTGGAATGTTTGTTCAGGCGATCTTGCGCGCAGCCCAGCTCCGGGGCGACGAGGCCGCGACGATCTGCGATGGCCGCACGCGAAGCTGGTCTGAATCGGCCGATCGCACCGCACGGCTCGCCACCGCCCTGGTCGGCCTTGGCGCGCGCGCCGGTGACCGGATCGCTATCCTGGGTCTGAACAGCGATCATTATCTCGAGGCAATGCACGCGACATGGTGGCTTGGCGCGATAACCGTGCCGATGAACACGCGCTGGGCGATCGCCGAGCATCTCTACAGCGCCCGCGACGCGGGCTTTTTGATCATTTTCGTCGACGAGGCGAACAAGGCGTGCGCCGCCGAGCTTGCGCGCGCCGAGCCGGCGCTCGGGCCATTTATCTATATGGGCGAGGACGCCCCGCCAGCGAACATGATCGCAATGGAGGCGTTGATCGCCGAAGCGGCGCCGCTGCCGCCCGCGCCGCAACCGAACGAAGCGGTCACCGGCATCTACTATACCGGCGGCACGACAGGCCATCCCAAGGGCGTCATGCACAGCGCTTTGTCGCTCTGGGCCGGGGCGACCTGCATCGCGATGGAGATGCAGGGCCCGCGGCACCATCGCTATCTCCACGCCGCGCCGATGTTCCACCTCGGCGATCTCGCGCAGGCTTATGCCACCACCGCGAAGGCGGGCTGCCATGTCTTCGTTCCGGGATTCACCGCCGACGGCGTGGCCAAGGCGATCCGCGAGCACGGGGTCGAAGTCACGTTGCTCGTGCCCACTATGATCGGCATGCTGCTCGATCACCCCTCTTTCGATCCTGCCGATCTGGCCTCGCTCGAAGTGCTGCTGTTCGGTGGATCGCCGATCTCCGAGACCGTGCTCGGGCGGATGCGGGCGGCGCTGCCGCACACGCGGCTGATCCAGGGGTTCGGCCAGACCGAGACGATGGCAACGGGGTCGATGCTACCCGATGACGGCGCGGCGCTCGACGTCGCCGACCCGCGCCGCCAGTCGGCGGGGCGCGCCGCCTATGGGATCCAGCTTGGTATCTTCGACGATTGCGGCCAGCCCGTTGCGGCTGGCGCGACCGGCGAAATCTGGATACGCGGGGCGAGTGCGATGCTCGGCTATTGGAACAAGCCCGTGGAAAGCGCCGCAGCGCTGACCGACGGCTGGGTCCATACCGGTGACGCGGGCTATCTCGACGCGGACGGCTATCTCTTCGTCTGTGACAGGGTGAAAGACATGGTGATCTCGGGCGGCGAGAATGTCTTCTCGGCCGAGGTCGAAAACGCCATCGCTTCGCATCCCGACGTCGCGCAGGTCGCGGTCATCGGCGTCCCTGACGCTCGCTGGGGCGAGCGCGTGCATGCGGTGATTGTTCCTGTGCCCGAGCGCGAGCCCGACCTTTCCGCGATCCAGGACCACTGCCGCACACTGATCGCGGGCTACAAGATCCCGCGCAGCGTTGAGCTCCGCCGCGAGCCGCTTCCGCTTTCCGCCGTCGGCAAGGTCCTCAAGACCAAGCTGCGCGAACCGCACTGGCAGGGCCATGAGCGGCGGGTCAGCTGACCCGTGCGCCGACTGCCTTTGACCGATTTTCCGGGGACCCCGTATTCATGGCCGATTTGATTTCGCCTTCGCTCGAACGTCAGACCGCTCGCGGTCTGACAGACCGGCTGAAGCTTCCGCTTGTCGTCGCGCCGATGTTTAAGGTGTCGACCCCCGAACTGGTCGTCGCTTCGTGCCGCGCCGGTGCAATCGGGTCCTTTCCATCGATCAATGCCCGCACGCCGGCGTTATTCGATGACTGGATGACGCGCATCGCGGGCGAGCTCGAAGCAACCCGCGCCGCCGGCGAGACCCCCGCCCCGATGGCGGTGAACCTCCTGACCCACGACAGCAATCCGCGCTTCGAGCCCGATTTCGAGATCGTAAGAAAATGGGAGCCCCCGGTGGTGATCACGAGCGTCGGGCGGCCCGAGGTCGTGATCGACGCGGTGCATGGCTATGGCGGCCTCGTCTTCGCCGACGTGGTGTCGCTTCACCATGCGCGCCGCGCGGCGCGCTGCGGGGTCGACGGCATGGTCCTGCTCTGCGCCGGCGCCGGCGGCCAGACCGGACGCCTCAACCCGATGGCGTTCGTCGAGGCGGTCCGGCAATTTTACGACGGGATCCTTATCGTCGCGGGCGGTATCACGCGCGGTTACCAGCTTCGCGCGCTCGAACTGATGGGCGCCGACCTCGCTTATTGCGGCACGCGCTTCATCGTAACGCCCGAAAGCGGGGCGCCCGACGAGCATAAGTCGGCGATCATCGACGCCGAGATCGACGATGTCTGGGATAGCGACGCGATGAGCGGAATTCCGGCGAGCATGCTGCGCAGTTCGCTCGAGCGGCTCGGGCTCACCCCCGAGACGCGCTGGCTGCAGGAAAAGCGCGAAAAATATGACTGGAGCGCGGTCAAGGAAACGCCTGGCGTCTATTCGCTCGGCCATGGCGCAACCGACATCGCAAGCGAGGAAAGCACGGCATCGATCATCGCCCGCATGATCGCCGAGTATCAAGCGGCGTCGGCGCGATAGCGCGCGCGGCCGGGCACGGTATCGCGGCCTGCGGTCCTTCGCCGCGGGCGGCGCCTTGGCGTGGAAAAAGGCCGGGCGCGCGCCGTGCAGCGCGCGCATTGCCCTATGTATATTCGAGATTGGACAGCGGGGCGCCCAGC is drawn from Sphingopyxis sp. OPL5 and contains these coding sequences:
- a CDS encoding LysR family transcriptional regulator; amino-acid sequence: MLDLRKVNHVIEIARQGGFAKAAATLNITQSALTRSVQILEDNLGIQVFERGPRGIRLTREGEQFIEGGTKLLEEAATLERFARSARTTDRGRVRMGAAPASFRLFWFEVLPIFAARYPGIEVATSAESVEEISSLLQSGDLDFAIGSLEALRGNGSLQIEDIASLAVSPFVRRGHPLDRPEPPSFEELLAYPMVGPSHADPHTTFINNIASASNSPYRIPHLTVDSFALSLRIVERTDSFSFAFSRYAAAPEFDETFRVWHDWSPVPPMLFHVATRVGWNETTAAKPLIEMLRLRIRRLSDDAPV
- a CDS encoding class I adenylate-forming enzyme family protein → MRAAQLRGDEAATICDGRTRSWSESADRTARLATALVGLGARAGDRIAILGLNSDHYLEAMHATWWLGAITVPMNTRWAIAEHLYSARDAGFLIIFVDEANKACAAELARAEPALGPFIYMGEDAPPANMIAMEALIAEAAPLPPAPQPNEAVTGIYYTGGTTGHPKGVMHSALSLWAGATCIAMEMQGPRHHRYLHAAPMFHLGDLAQAYATTAKAGCHVFVPGFTADGVAKAIREHGVEVTLLVPTMIGMLLDHPSFDPADLASLEVLLFGGSPISETVLGRMRAALPHTRLIQGFGQTETMATGSMLPDDGAALDVADPRRQSAGRAAYGIQLGIFDDCGQPVAAGATGEIWIRGASAMLGYWNKPVESAAALTDGWVHTGDAGYLDADGYLFVCDRVKDMVISGGENVFSAEVENAIASHPDVAQVAVIGVPDARWGERVHAVIVPVPEREPDLSAIQDHCRTLIAGYKIPRSVELRREPLPLSAVGKVLKTKLREPHWQGHERRVS
- a CDS encoding NAD(P)H-dependent flavin oxidoreductase encodes the protein MADLISPSLERQTARGLTDRLKLPLVVAPMFKVSTPELVVASCRAGAIGSFPSINARTPALFDDWMTRIAGELEATRAAGETPAPMAVNLLTHDSNPRFEPDFEIVRKWEPPVVITSVGRPEVVIDAVHGYGGLVFADVVSLHHARRAARCGVDGMVLLCAGAGGQTGRLNPMAFVEAVRQFYDGILIVAGGITRGYQLRALELMGADLAYCGTRFIVTPESGAPDEHKSAIIDAEIDDVWDSDAMSGIPASMLRSSLERLGLTPETRWLQEKREKYDWSAVKETPGVYSLGHGATDIASEESTASIIARMIAEYQAASAR